The following are encoded together in the Babylonia areolata isolate BAREFJ2019XMU chromosome 30, ASM4173473v1, whole genome shotgun sequence genome:
- the LOC143275387 gene encoding arginine and glutamate-rich protein 1-like isoform X4, producing MGRSRSRSRSSSRHRHKVKRKKTARSKSRSASRERSRRDRGNRVRSRSRDRKKGSRKRSYSSSSSSSDDDLILRAKRREEEEKKNEIEKQRVMRQKELEEKLIEEEVARRVEELVAKRVEEELEKRKEEIEAEVLRRVEEAKKIMEMQMLKELESQRQAELEAQRQKEEEDRKKREELEAIMAENNRKMEEAQRKLAEEQLKLVEDQRKILEERQRLEEEEKKRQKRDQEVILNKKNARPRLSFSLNSK from the exons ATGGGTCGATCAAGAAGCAGAAGCAGGTCTTCCAGTAGACATCGACATAAAGTGAAAAGGAAAAAGACTGCAAGGTCTAAATCTCGTTCTGCTTCAAGAGAAAGGAGCCGTCGAGATCGTGGTAATCGGGTGCGATCTCGTTCTCGAGACAGAAAAAAGGGCAGCAG aaagCGGTCATATTCGTCAAGTAGTTCCAGCAGTGATGATGACCTGATCCTGCGAGCAAAGCgtcgagaggaggaggagaagaagaatgagattgAGAAGCAGCGGGTCAT GCGCCAGAAGGAACTGGAGGAGAAGCTGATTGAGGAAGAGGTTGCACGCCGTGTGGAGGAACTGGTGGCCAAGCGGgtggaggaggagctggagaagCGGAAGGAGGAGATTGAGGCGGAGGTGCTGCGGAGGGTGGAGGAGGCCAAGAAGATCATGGAGATGCAGATGCTCAAGGAGCTGGAGTCTCAGCGGCAGGCGGAGTTGGAGGCACAGCGCCAGAAGGAG gaGGAAGATCGTAAAAAACGTGAGGAGCTTGAAGCAATTATGGCAGAAAATAACAGAAAGATGGAAGAAGCACAACGCAAACTG GCGGAGGAGCAACTGAAACTGGTGGAAGACCAGCGGAAGATTCTGGAGGAGCGTCAgcgtctggaggaggaggagaagaagcggcAGAAACGAGACCAGGAGGTCATCCTGAACAAGAAGAATGCTCGCCCCCgcctctccttttccctcaattCAAAATAG
- the LOC143275387 gene encoding uncharacterized protein LOC143275387 isoform X3 has protein sequence MGRSRSRSRSSSRHRHKVKRKKTARSKSRSASRERSRRDRGNRVRSRSRDRKKGSRKRSYSSSSSSSDDDLILRAKRREEEEKKNEIEKQRVMRQKELEEKLIEEEVARRVEELVAKRVEEELEKRKEEIEAEVLRRVEEAKKIMEMQMLKELESQRQAELEAQRQKEVKSLPSGPPGGHALAWEGGGNLFGGRGVGVDVGSGAGLVLIQGVGKGEVWEQGVGCGGSCAGFSSYVGLVGLVFIQVHGRAWLRFKEEG, from the exons ATGGGTCGATCAAGAAGCAGAAGCAGGTCTTCCAGTAGACATCGACATAAAGTGAAAAGGAAAAAGACTGCAAGGTCTAAATCTCGTTCTGCTTCAAGAGAAAGGAGCCGTCGAGATCGTGGTAATCGGGTGCGATCTCGTTCTCGAGACAGAAAAAAGGGCAGCAG aaagCGGTCATATTCGTCAAGTAGTTCCAGCAGTGATGATGACCTGATCCTGCGAGCAAAGCgtcgagaggaggaggagaagaagaatgagattgAGAAGCAGCGGGTCAT GCGCCAGAAGGAACTGGAGGAGAAGCTGATTGAGGAAGAGGTTGCACGCCGTGTGGAGGAACTGGTGGCCAAGCGGgtggaggaggagctggagaagCGGAAGGAGGAGATTGAGGCGGAGGTGCTGCGGAGGGTGGAGGAGGCCAAGAAGATCATGGAGATGCAGATGCTCAAGGAGCTGGAGTCTCAGCGGCAGGCGGAGTTGGAGGCACAGCGCCAGAAGGAGGTAAAGTCACTTCCGTCCGGCCCGCCTGGGGGACATGCGCTGgcatgggagggtggtggtaatTTATTtggagggcggggtgtgggggtggatgtggggagtGGTGCAGGTTTAGTTCTCATCCAGGGGGTGGGAAAAGGGGAGGTTTGGGAGCAGGGTGTTGGATGTGGGGGGAGTTGTGCAGGTTTTAGTTCTTATGTAGGACTGGTAGGTTTAGTTTTCATCCAGGTTCATGGTCGGGCCTGGTTACGTTTCAAAGAGGAAGGGtag
- the LOC143275387 gene encoding uncharacterized protein LOC143275387 isoform X1 has product MGRSRSRSRSSSRHRHKVKRKKTARSKSRSASRERSRRDRGNRVRSRSRDRKKGSRTTDRPLERGPQTSYKSSQVKKRSYSSSSSSSDDDLILRAKRREEEEKKNEIEKQRVMRQKELEEKLIEEEVARRVEELVAKRVEEELEKRKEEIEAEVLRRVEEAKKIMEMQMLKELESQRQAELEAQRQKEVKSLPSGPPGGHALAWEGGGNLFGGRGVGVDVGSGAGLVLIQGVGKGEVWEQGVGCGGSCAGFSSYVGLVGLVFIQVHGRAWLRFKEEG; this is encoded by the exons ATGGGTCGATCAAGAAGCAGAAGCAGGTCTTCCAGTAGACATCGACATAAAGTGAAAAGGAAAAAGACTGCAAGGTCTAAATCTCGTTCTGCTTCAAGAGAAAGGAGCCGTCGAGATCGTGGTAATCGGGTGCGATCTCGTTCTCGAGACAGAAAAAAGGGCAGCAG AACCACAGACAGGCCCCTTGAAAGGGGGCCTCAAACGTCatacaagtcaagtcaagtcaa aaagCGGTCATATTCGTCAAGTAGTTCCAGCAGTGATGATGACCTGATCCTGCGAGCAAAGCgtcgagaggaggaggagaagaagaatgagattgAGAAGCAGCGGGTCAT GCGCCAGAAGGAACTGGAGGAGAAGCTGATTGAGGAAGAGGTTGCACGCCGTGTGGAGGAACTGGTGGCCAAGCGGgtggaggaggagctggagaagCGGAAGGAGGAGATTGAGGCGGAGGTGCTGCGGAGGGTGGAGGAGGCCAAGAAGATCATGGAGATGCAGATGCTCAAGGAGCTGGAGTCTCAGCGGCAGGCGGAGTTGGAGGCACAGCGCCAGAAGGAGGTAAAGTCACTTCCGTCCGGCCCGCCTGGGGGACATGCGCTGgcatgggagggtggtggtaatTTATTtggagggcggggtgtgggggtggatgtggggagtGGTGCAGGTTTAGTTCTCATCCAGGGGGTGGGAAAAGGGGAGGTTTGGGAGCAGGGTGTTGGATGTGGGGGGAGTTGTGCAGGTTTTAGTTCTTATGTAGGACTGGTAGGTTTAGTTTTCATCCAGGTTCATGGTCGGGCCTGGTTACGTTTCAAAGAGGAAGGGtag
- the LOC143275387 gene encoding arginine and glutamate-rich protein 1-A-like isoform X2, with the protein MGRSRSRSRSSSRHRHKVKRKKTARSKSRSASRERSRRDRGNRVRSRSRDRKKGSRTTDRPLERGPQTSYKSSQVKKRSYSSSSSSSDDDLILRAKRREEEEKKNEIEKQRVMRQKELEEKLIEEEVARRVEELVAKRVEEELEKRKEEIEAEVLRRVEEAKKIMEMQMLKELESQRQAELEAQRQKEEEDRKKREELEAIMAENNRKMEEAQRKLAEEQLKLVEDQRKILEERQRLEEEEKKRQKRDQEVILNKKNARPRLSFSLNSK; encoded by the exons ATGGGTCGATCAAGAAGCAGAAGCAGGTCTTCCAGTAGACATCGACATAAAGTGAAAAGGAAAAAGACTGCAAGGTCTAAATCTCGTTCTGCTTCAAGAGAAAGGAGCCGTCGAGATCGTGGTAATCGGGTGCGATCTCGTTCTCGAGACAGAAAAAAGGGCAGCAG AACCACAGACAGGCCCCTTGAAAGGGGGCCTCAAACGTCatacaagtcaagtcaagtcaa aaagCGGTCATATTCGTCAAGTAGTTCCAGCAGTGATGATGACCTGATCCTGCGAGCAAAGCgtcgagaggaggaggagaagaagaatgagattgAGAAGCAGCGGGTCAT GCGCCAGAAGGAACTGGAGGAGAAGCTGATTGAGGAAGAGGTTGCACGCCGTGTGGAGGAACTGGTGGCCAAGCGGgtggaggaggagctggagaagCGGAAGGAGGAGATTGAGGCGGAGGTGCTGCGGAGGGTGGAGGAGGCCAAGAAGATCATGGAGATGCAGATGCTCAAGGAGCTGGAGTCTCAGCGGCAGGCGGAGTTGGAGGCACAGCGCCAGAAGGAG gaGGAAGATCGTAAAAAACGTGAGGAGCTTGAAGCAATTATGGCAGAAAATAACAGAAAGATGGAAGAAGCACAACGCAAACTG GCGGAGGAGCAACTGAAACTGGTGGAAGACCAGCGGAAGATTCTGGAGGAGCGTCAgcgtctggaggaggaggagaagaagcggcAGAAACGAGACCAGGAGGTCATCCTGAACAAGAAGAATGCTCGCCCCCgcctctccttttccctcaattCAAAATAG